TGCAGCGACAGTACCGGCTGTTGGACATCCGGGATTCGAATTAGCTAAGGATGAAATTGAGTATGGTATTGGGATTCACAATGAACGTGGCTATGCGGTTGAAAAAATTAAGCCATCGAATCAATTGGCTAATGAATTGATTGAAAAAATTATGAATGAGTTCACTGATAAATCCGGTTCATTTGCAGTGTTGGTCAATGGTATGGGTGGTACTCTCTTGATGGAACAATATATTTTTGCCAATGATGTTTTAAATGAATTAAATGATAAAAAAATCGATGTGAAATTTAGCAAGGTCGGTAATCAGGTAACATCGCTTGATATGCAGGGCGTTTCTTTGACAATTATGAAGGCTGACGATAGTTGGATCAAAATGTTAAAGGAACCCGTTACAACAATTGGCTGGTAGAAGGGAAGAATTTATTAATGGAATTAAACTTAGCAGATACTAAAAAATGGATGAACTTATTTGTTGAAGAGGTTGAAAAGAATAAGTCTAATTTAAACGAACTTGATACGGCAATTGGTGATGGTGACCATGGAACTAATATGGATCGTGGGATGCAGGCCATTACAGCTGCACTTGAAAAAAAGGAACCCAGTGATTTGGCTGAGTTATACAAAACAGTTGCTTTTGCTATGATTCAAAAAATTGGTGGAGCTTCTGGTCCATTGTACGGGACAGCTTTTCTAGATATGTCTAAGAAAGCTAAGGAAACAGCCGATTTAACTGAATTAATTCAGGTTGGTACTGATGGTTTAAAACGTCGTGGACAATCAGATGTAGGAATGAAAACTATGATTGATGTCTGGCAACCAGTAGCGACAGCTCTAAAGGATAATAAGTTCAACCAACAAGCAGTCGATGAAGCTTTGGAATCAACTAAAGATATGGTAGCAACTAAGGGTCGTGCTAGTTATTTAGAAGAAAAGTCAAGGGGTCATCTTGATCCAGGCTCTCAATCAAGTGCTTACTTGTTTGGAGCTTTAATTAAAGTGATAGGAGTTTAGCTTATGAAATATGGGATATTGATTGTTTCACATTCAGCTGATATTGCTCAAGGAGTAAAGAATTTAATTGAACAGGCGGCTCCTGACTTGTCGATTACAGTAGCTGGTGGAACTGATGACAACAAGATTGGTTCGTCTTTAGAAAAAATTCAAACAGCGGTCGATGAAAATAAAGGTGACGAAGTTTTAGCCTTTTATGATCTAGGCAGTTCGAAGATGAATTTAGAAATGCTCTTAGAAATGACTGAACGTAAGATTCATAAGTATGATGTCGCTTTGGTTGAAGGAGCCTATACTGCTGCCACTTTGGCTCAAGTTGAGGCACCACTTTCAACGATTGAAGAAAATTTAAAACCACTAAAAATTAAATAGAATAATGTGAAGTAGTGTCTATCTAGAATTTTATTTGGATAGGCACTACTTTTTTGTTTTCATTATTTCTGTTTTTCACTTAAACGTATTCATTAAGAATCGACCCGTTAGATGCATCATAAATAAAAAAGTTGACTTAACCAATTAATAATTCTATATTCTTTTGTAGACAGTGTCTACTTAAAATATACAAGATTATATCATTTAATGCGCTATTATCAATGAATAATCGCTTTTCTTTGGAGTAGACACTGGATACTAAAACGTGAGGGCAACGAATGGGAAAATATGAACCAATTGCAATTATGGGTTAGGGATTTATATCCGCTAATGATTCTGTGCTGGATATTAATGAATGGACAGGAGAAATACAAAATGGTGAAAAATCAAATTGATTTAAAAAAAAGATTAATTTCTGAGGGTTTAAAAATCGTTCAGGATAAAGGTATGAAAAACATTTCATTACGACAAATTGCAGAAAAATGTGGAGTGACTCATTCTACTCCTTATCGACATTTTAAAGATAAAAATACTTATCTTGCAGCCTTAGTAGAACAGATTTCGATCATCTTTGGTACAACTATGGCTCAAAAGGTAACGGATAATATGTCTGGTAATGCGATGTTATTACAGATGGGAATCAATTTTGTGAATTTTGCGCAAGATTTTCCCAAATTTTTTGACGTTTTGTTTTTAGGAGACTACGTGGTGCAAACAAAAGTTACGGGACATGAAATAATATCTGATAAGACTCTGCCTGGATTTGAAGAGTTTAAATATGCCGTCGCAAAATTATCAAAAGAAAATAATTTGGATGTGGATAATGATTTACAAGAAATCCAATTGTGGAGTTTTATTATCGGTTTTGCACTGATAGTTGGTAAAAAAAATGTGGTTGAGGTTGATTCAAAATGGATATCCAAAGTAATAGATGAAATGATTAGTATTTATATTAATGGTGATAAAACATTAGGAGAAGGAAGAAATGAAGGGAATCATTGAAATATTCGAAGAATCAAATTTGTCATTTTTTAGTATGAAGTCTGAATTATCTCGATTTACACCTGGTCAATTAAAATTGGAAAGACAAGAAAATATTAATATAGGGGAACTTTATGACAACGACTATTATTTATGCTCATCCATATAGTAAAAGTTTTAATAATGCAATATTGAAAAAGGTAAGTGAAAAATATAAATCCGACTACAGAGTAATTGATCTGTATAAAGAGGAATTTAATCCTGTTTATTCTTCAAACGAACTTTCTTTATTCAAATATGGAGAAACTGAAGATGACAAAGTTGAAGAATATCAGAAAATATTGAAAGAATCTTCAAAATTAGTATTCATTTTTCCGATTTGGTGGAATGGCATGCCGGCAATCTTAAAAGGATTTATTGATAAGGTATTTAAAATGAATTTTGCATATGTTGACTCACCAAGAGGTGTTGAAGGACTATTAACAAATATAGATTCAGTCGATATTGTGACTTCTTCAAAGTCCCCAACATGGTATTTAAAATTTTTTTCAGGAAATGCAATTCAGAAGGTTTTTATTAAATCAACCTTGAAACAAGCAGGTATAAAAAATGCCTCATGGAAGAATTTTGGTTCAATAAAAAAAAGTACAAAAAAACAACGTGAAAAATTTTTGAAAAATCTCTAACTTTATTGTAAAAATACTAGTTATAATTTTATCTTAATGCGAATAAAAAAAGCTCTTAACCCTAATGAGGCACCAACGGTCATTGACTAATCGTCACTCCCTACTCGATGGAATTCACATTATTATTAGAACCACTTTAATTTTAAATAAAACAATTAGATTAAATATTCAGAAAATGTGTAAAAACGTTAGACTTTTATTAGTTTTTATTTAATAATATTAATAATATATTGGATAGATTAGAATGAAGTGCTAATCTAGGCAGTAGAAATTATAAAAGGGGGTTCTATCTCTATGGGCAGACTGATTGGTATTACGGCAGATGTTTATTTAGGGGCAACAGATGTGATCAATCAAAAATTAATGGATTTTGTACCACGTCCGCTTGTTGACGGGGTAATAGCTGCAGGCGGAATCCCAGTGGGATTACCAAATTTACCAGTTGATAAGGTTAATCAATTGATTGAAAATCTAGATGGAATAATTTTCCCAGGGGGTCCAGATATTGATCCAAGCTTTATGGGACAAGAACCCATACCAGAATTAGGAGTAACCAATCGTAATCGAGATTTGTTTGAAATTGCATTGATTCGGACGGCTGTGGCTAAAAAGATTCCCATTTTTGGCATTTGTCGAGGAGCGGAAATGATAGATGTGGCTCTGGGTGGTACGCTTTATCAAGACCTAGGTAGTCAGTATTCAGGGAAATTGATTCAGCATAAACAACAAGCACCAGGGGATCAACCAACACACTTTGTCCGTGTGGATTTTAACTCGCGGCTTTATAAGTCAATCGGCGACAATGTCTTTGTTAACTCCAGACACCACCAAGCTATTAAGTCAGTAGCTAATGGCTTAAAGGTTGTTGCCACAGCATCAGATGGCGTAATTGAAGCAATTGAAAATGACGATGCTAGTATCCAAGCCGTTCAATGGCACCCCGAGAATTTATGGAAAAAAGATTCCCAACAGTTAACGATGTTGAGAAATTTTGTAGAACGGACAGATATTAAAGTAATTTAATTTATTAGAGTAAGATTAAAAAGAATCGCTTAGAAAAATTAATTTGTCAAAATATTATTTTTATTGTAGTATTTGTTTTGAAAACTGAATAGATTTCTTCGGGGCAGGGTGAAATTCCCGACCGACGGTGATAATTGAATTTCAATTAAAGTCCGTGACCCGCGTAAGCGGTGGACCTGGTGTGAATCCGGGACCGACAGTAAAGTCTGGATGGTAGAAGAAAATAATATTTCATGCTATTGATAAGCCTATTTTGGCTTGGTCTCGTATGAGGTCTTATTTAGCTTATCTTAAGAGCCCCGCAATTATTTTGCGGGGCTCTTTTTGTGGGGTGAATAAGGTATTGAATAAATTTATGGAATTAGCTTTTCAAGAAGCTAGGAAAGGGAAAAGCACTTGGTTGAATCCTTTAGTTGGGGCCGTCATCGTGAAAAATCAAAAGGTCATTGGTTTAGGTCATCATGAAACCTTTGGTCATGAACATGCGGAAATCAATGCGTTAAAGAGCTTGACAAGTATTTCAGACGCCAAAGGGGCAACTTTGTTTGTCACTTTAGAGCCATGTTCACATGTTGGGAAGACGCCACCATGTGTTCAAAAAATATTTGATGTAGGCATCACCAAGGTGGTAATTGGTCAAGTTGATCCCAATCCAATCGTTAGTGGACGGGGGATAAAATACCTAGAGAATCATAATATTCAAGTTGAGAATTTGAATATTAAAACAGATTTAAATACCGCTTATGAATTCTTTTATCGTGAGCAGCGTCCGTTGATTACGATAAAGTATGCAATGACCCTAGATGGGAAAATCAATCGTGATAGCGTAAAACGTTCCCTAATATCAAATCACGAATCGTATTTAGATTCACAGAAATTACGAGCAAATAATCAAGTGATTTTGATTGGCGAGAATACGTTGAAATTGGATAACCCACGATTAACTGTCCGAGAGGAAGCTAAGTTATTTCCACCGATTCGAGCAATTTTAGTGCGAGATCTTAAAACGATTAATAAAGATTTAAAGATATTTCAAAATGAGGCACCTATCTGGTTTTTCACAGAGAAACAGACAGACCAAATTTTTCCTAATAACGTCAAAGTATTAGTCGGCAATTGGACTCCAGAAAGCATAATCACGTATTTGGCAGAGCAAAAACTCCAATCAATTCTCATCGAAGGTGGCAGTCACATCCAAGCCGATTTCATGCAGGCTAAATTAGTTGACAAGCTGATTATTTATTTGGCTAATCGGGTTTTTGGAACAGGCTTATCGGCAGTTTCTGGTCAAACAATTAAGGGTTTGGAGTTTTCTAAACCAATAGTGAAATCGCTAGATTCGGATTTAAAAATAACTGTCTGGAGGAAACGGTAAATGTTTACAGGAATTGTTAAGGATATTGGACGAGTGATTTCGATTAGGCAGGAAAAGGACGACTTTACTTTAGAAATTGCCCATCATTTAGAATCAATTGAGTTGGGTAGTAGCGTTGCTATCAACGGAGTTTGCCTGACTGTGACAAGTTTTTCACCGAGAATATTTCAAGTTGAGGTTATGCCTGAGACGATTAAACGGACTAATATCGGCGAATTGGCAACTGAGGATTTGGTCAATTTAGAGCCAGCTTTAAAACCGACAACGGAATTGGGAGGACATTTTGTACAAGGGCATATTGATACGACTGGTAAATTGCTGAACAAAACGACTGATCAAAATGCTCAATTATTGGAGTTTTCAATCACAGCACAGTATCAAAAATATATAGTTGAAAAAGGGTCAATTGCTATTGATGGTGTGAGTTTAACTGTTATTTCAGTTAAAAAGGACTCTTTTCAAGTAGGGATAATTCCTTATACCAGTAATGAAACAATTTTAGGCAAATTAGAAGTTGGACAGACTGTCAACTTGGAGACAGATATTTTGGGAAAGTACATCTATCAAGACTTGGAACGGGGTTACGAAAATGTCAAATAATCAATCAATTTTAAAAGTTGAGCAAGCTTTAAAAGATTTACAACAAGGGAAACTAATTATTGTTGCCGATTCGACTGAACGTGAGGCTGAGGGCGATATGATTGGCTTAGCTGATTTTGTTTCACCAGAAAATGTTAACTATATGATTCAAAATGCTCGTGGCTTACTCTGTGTTCCGATGAGTTCTGCAGTGGCAAGGAAGTTAGATTTGAATTTAATGTCCCAATCACACGACGCTTTTCACACTGCATTCACAATTAGTACTGACAGTAAGATGACTACCACAGGAATCTCGGCTTTTGATCGTGCTAAAACGATTAAAGCTTTGGCAGATTCAAACAATCCCAAGGACTTTTATCATCCCGGTCATATATTCCCTTTAATTGCTGCTGATGATGGAGTTTTAGAGCGAGACGGTCATACAGAAGCAGCGGTTGATTTGGCAAGATTAACTCATGCAACTCCGGTTGCTTACATTTGTGAAGTAGTTAAGGATAACGGCAAAATGGCCAGGAGAGCTGATTTGAAAGCTTTCGCTCAAAAAGAGAACTTAACTTTAATAACGATTGAAGACATCATCAACTATCGTTTTGAAAAAGATTCTACTGTTTTGAAGTCAGTATCAGATGTCGATTTACCTACTAAATTTGGACACTTTCGCTTAAAGACTCTGACTTTTAAAGATGAACCAATTTTAGTGATTTATAAAGGCAAAATTGAGAATCAAGAGGATCTTTTAGTACGAATTCATTCGGAATGTTTTACAGGTGATATTTTAGGATCTAAAAGATGTGATTGTGGGCAACAATTGGAACAGTCTTTGATAAAAATTGAAAAAAACGGTAGTGGTATGTTGATTTATTTACATCAAGAAGGTCGTGGAATCGGTTTGATCAATAAATTAAAAGCCTATCAATTACAAGATCAAGGGCTAGATACAGTTGAAGCTAATTTGAAGTTAGATTTACCAGCCGATAAACGAGATTATCGAATGGTAGTGGCAATTTTAAAGAGATTAAAGGTTGGTTCAATAGAGTTATTGACTAATAATCCGGATAAAGTAAAGCAACTGGAGAATCTAGGAATAAAAGTTAAGCGAGTTGCCTTAGAAATGAAGCCTAATTCGAGTGATCAAAAATATTTAGAAACTAAAAAACATAAATTTCATCATTTATTAAACGAGGTAGATTAGAATGCGAGAAATTAACGGTAAATTAGATGGTAAAGGTTTGAAAATAGCAATCGTTGTAGCTAAGTTCAATGAACTTGTCACCAATAAATTATTGGATGGCGCCACATCCAAATTAAAGCAGTTAAATGTGTCCGACATAACGGTGGTAAAAGTTCCTGGTGCAATGGAAGTTCCACGAATCGTGAAGATGTTGTCTAAAAGTAACTCTTTTGACGGTATCATCGCTTTAGGAGCAGTCATTAAAGGTGAGACAGCACATTTTGATTATGTCTGCGCTGAATCGGCAGCCGGAGTCAGTCAGGTATCATTGCAAGGGGATGTTCCGGTAATGTACGGTATCTTGACAACTGAAAATATGTCACAAGCTTTGAATCGAGCAGGTGGAAAGGCCGGCAATAAAGGTAGTGAATGCAGTGTTGACGTCGTGGAAATGGTGAATACCGAAAGAGCTTTGCAAAAAGAATTTTACTAATACATAAAAAATAAAGCTAATATGGCAATCATAAAGAGTGATTACTATATTAGCTTTATTGGTATACATTAAATAGTTTCCAAAGTCGTTTCAGATGTCGGCTTAGGATAACTTTGATCTAACAGCTGTAATTCATCAGTGGTAAATTGAACGTCAACAGCTTTGATATTACTCTGCATATGCTCAACTGAGGCTGTTTTAGGGATGCTCAACAAATCATGATTGCGAATTACCCAAGCTAGTAATAACTGGTAAGGAGTAATGCCCTTATCTTTAGCCATTTGTTGAATGATTGGTTTAATCTTTAAAAATTGACCACCATCAGATCCAAAAGGTGAATACCCTACAAAAGACATCCCGTGTTCTTTTTGCCATGGAAGAATCGAGTATTCAATTCCGCGACTGGCAATGTTATAAAGGTCTTCGTTGATACGACAGTGGGAACCATCTTTAGTAGCTGATAATTCCTTTAGGTCATCTAAGTCGAAGTTAGAGACGCCCCAGTTCTTAATCAAACCAGCTTGGACCATTTTTTCTAGACCTGAAACAGTTTCTGTTAGTGGAGTATTGCCACGCCAGTGGAGTAAGTATAGGTCCAAATAATCAGTCTGTAGTCTCTTGAGACTATTTTTAAGACTCTGCTCAATTAATTTTGGTGTAGCGTGGAAAGGATAGAATTTTGAAACCAGCTGAAAATTGTCACGCTGGTAATTTTTAATAACCTTGCCGATCAAAGTTTCAGAGAGTCCATCACCGTACATTTCGGCAGTGTCGATCAAATTAATTCCGCGATCAAGACCATATTTGATAGCTTGCATTTCTGATTCAGTTTTGGTTTGGTTACCTTCACCAAGATGCCAAGTTCCGATACCGATGGCGGAAGTATTTTGGTGATTAAAAGTAATATATTTCAAAGAGAAACCTCGCTTTCAAAAGAAATTTTGTAGATGCTACTAACTTTTATTATAAAGCTAACCTAATTGTTTTGAAAAGTTTAGATATTGCTAAACAGAAAGTAAAAAAATATTTACTATTTTTTACACACCATGTAATATTAAACACGGAGTAAAATACTTCCAAATACAAAAAGGAGTTAAACCTATGTATCTATTAGTCAATATAATAGGCTTAGTCGTATTTCTCGGTATTGGTTTTTTGTTTTCGAAAAACAAATCAGAAATACGTTGGAGATCCATTGCGGTGATGGTAGTTTTGAATCTTGCTTTAGCATGGTTTTTGACCAGTTTTGAAGTTGGACGAGCAATTGTTTCGGGGGCTGCCAGTGGCTTTAATTGGTTAGTACAAGTTGCTTATGTAGGAATCGAGTTTGCATTGCCTAGTTTCGTACATGTCAAGAGCATGGACTTCTTTACTAGTGCGCTGCTACCAATTCTGTTGATTGTTCCCTTGTTTGATATTTTGACTTACATTGGAGTTTTACCATTCATTATTAAGTGGATTGGTAAAGGCTTGTCTTTAATAACAGGTCAACCAAAATTTGAGTCATTCTTTGCAGTTGAGATGATGTTTTTGGGAAATACTGAGGCTCTAGCAGTTTCTAGTTTACAATTGAAACAGATCAAGGCTAATCGTAATGTGACCTTAGCGATGATGTCAATGAGTTGTGTAACGGCCTCAATTATTGGTTCATATATTCAAATGATGCCAGGGCAGTACGTTCTGACGGCTATTCCTATCAATATCATCAATGCTATTATTGTGACAAGTCTCTTGAATCCAGTCACAGTCACTCCTGAAGAGGATACAATTGCTAAATTGAATGGGCAAGAGGATGGCGGCAAGAAAGAACCATTCTTCTCATTTTTAGGCGATTCCATTTTGGGAGCTGGAAAGTTAGTTTTGATTATCGCCGCTAACGTTATTGCCTTTGTAGCCTTAGCAGCATTGTTGGATAAAATTTTACAATTGGTTAATCCTTGGTTAACTTTGGAACATATCTTGGGGATTATTATGTATCCATTTGCTTGGCTATTAGGCTTAGGTACCCACGATTCGTTCCAAATGGCTCAGTACATGGGAACTAAATTAGTTACCAATGAATTTGTAGTTATGGGAAAAGTTACCGGAATCATCAAGGATTTTGACCCACATTTTAAAGCTGTCTTGACAGTCTTCATTACTTCATTTGCAAACTTTTCGACCTTAGGAATGATCATTGGTTGTTTCAAAGGAATCGTTAGCAAAGAAAAGAATGACATTATTTCTAAAAATGTCGGCTACATGTTGCTTTCAGGTATTTTAGTATCGCTCTTATCCGCAGCTTTCGTAGGATTATTTATTTGGTAAGATGAGTAAAACAGAATAGTAAAGTATATAAAAAGTCTTCACGCAATAAAATTTATTGTATGGAGACTTTTTTAGTGGTCGAATAATTATTTAGTAGCCAATTGTTGACGAATCCGTTTTTCCTCACCAATGGCAATAATTGCTAGAATAATAATACTCAAAACTACGGCAATATAGAAGACGATAAACGTATCGTTCCAACCGTGGAGATTCATACCTAAAATAGAAAGACCGTTTTGCTTAGGATCGGCAATGGCCGCAAAGCCAACTTGAGCCATTAGATCGCCAAAGATATAGGCAAAGGTTCCAGTTAAACCATCAGAGACATTTAAAGCATTCTTGGGAACAAAACTAATAACTGAAACACCAATTAATAATTGTGGTCCGTAGATCAACATTCCCAAAAAGAAGAGAGAAGTATTGATCATCATAGGTGTAGTTCCATAACGATAACCTAAAACGACAAAGGCAGTTAAAGCTAAACAGATGATAGAAACCACCGCTCGACGTCCCTTCAAAAGATCGGAGAACCAGCCCCAAACAACGCTACCGATAATACCTCCCAATTGGAAGAGTAGGAGTGTATTGGCACCTTGGGCAACGGTGAAATGAAGTTGTTGAACTGTATATAATGGAGCCCAATTGACAATTCCAATTCTGACGACATAGACAAATACATTAGCGATACAAAGTAGCCAGACCCAAGGACTCTTCATAACGAAAGTTTTGAAGATATCCCATTTGTTCATTTTGGCAGCTGATTGATCAGCTTTAGAAATGTTTTCACCAAAAATTACTTCACTCGGATCCCAACCGAGTTCTTGAGGATCATCGGCTCCAAAGAACAAGCCCCAGAATCCGACTAATAAACCAATAATGGCAGGAAAAATAAACATACCGCCAACATTGCCGCTAAAGAGATGATTAGCACCCCAAAGAGCAATAACGCCAGCTACAGCGCCACCGAATTCATGAGAAATATTCCAGATTCCAATGTAGCGACCTCTCGTCGTAGTAGTTGTCCAACGTGAAATTGTCGACAATGAAGCTGAACCACCAGGTGATTGAAAAATTCCGTTCAATGACCAGAGAACTAGAATCAAACCGACTGGTGCGTTATTCATCAATAAGGCAACACCAATGATCAAAGTCATAATAGCGGCTAAGATCAAAAGAAATGACATAAAACGTTTAGTGTTTTTGCCATCAACTACATAGCCTAAGACGGTTTTACCAATCCCATAGGCTAGTGAAAATCCATAACCGATCCAACCTAAAGCGGTAGTTGAAAATCCTTTTTTAACCAGTAGAGGTTGGGCAGCAGAAAGGTTGTTTCGAATTAAATACATACAAAAGTAAACGAAGAAAACAACCAAGAATGACTTAAGAAATTCACGAAGCCAACGATGCTTTTGTTCATCGAGTGACAGACCAAGTTTTGCTGGTCGTTTTAAGTCAAAAAAATGCATCATAATAATAATCCCCCTATAAATTAATTTATCGAACAGTTCGAGTATAGCACAATCGTAAACGGTTACGACCTTACTCTGATAGGTTAATTTTGAGGTAGATAGATAAAAAGACACCTAATAATCAATTAGATTATTAGATGCCATTGTTGTTATCGAATAATTATTTAATTTTTAGTGAGCCAATTGAAGACAGGATCGATATTTTCACTCCATACCTTCCAAGAATGATTTCCGCTAACTGGCATCCAAGTGTAGTGTCCCTTAGCGTGGATTGAGAGAAAGTTTTTAAACATGACATTATCTTCATGCATAAAGTCGGAATCACCACAAAGCGTCAGAATAGGAAGCTT
This sequence is a window from Companilactobacillus alimentarius DSM 20249. Protein-coding genes within it:
- the uhpT gene encoding hexose-6-phosphate:phosphate antiporter codes for the protein MMHFFDLKRPAKLGLSLDEQKHRWLREFLKSFLVVFFVYFCMYLIRNNLSAAQPLLVKKGFSTTALGWIGYGFSLAYGIGKTVLGYVVDGKNTKRFMSFLLILAAIMTLIIGVALLMNNAPVGLILVLWSLNGIFQSPGGSASLSTISRWTTTTTRGRYIGIWNISHEFGGAVAGVIALWGANHLFSGNVGGMFIFPAIIGLLVGFWGLFFGADDPQELGWDPSEVIFGENISKADQSAAKMNKWDIFKTFVMKSPWVWLLCIANVFVYVVRIGIVNWAPLYTVQQLHFTVAQGANTLLLFQLGGIIGSVVWGWFSDLLKGRRAVVSIICLALTAFVVLGYRYGTTPMMINTSLFFLGMLIYGPQLLIGVSVISFVPKNALNVSDGLTGTFAYIFGDLMAQVGFAAIADPKQNGLSILGMNLHGWNDTFIVFYIAVVLSIIILAIIAIGEEKRIRQQLATK